The Vicia villosa cultivar HV-30 ecotype Madison, WI linkage group LG1, Vvil1.0, whole genome shotgun sequence genome includes a region encoding these proteins:
- the LOC131598725 gene encoding uncharacterized protein LOC131598725: protein MPRHDGAVNAIEVVTEQEFVQQRSSPIDALKRYLLAKGFVLEHNEAFKTTLQKLVNRGVVQFKEYPEEEYVAMLDRNEPLMIPRQGARKTLIIPCAKATLLIPAQVHTRIIPVRDPYPVDKMKAVPWEYESNASTDVTNIVGPGGMTRSGRIFNTAKSKENSAQANDQATVVPTERSTPIDKEITNKDAEEFLALIKKSDYKVVDQLHQTPSRISLLSLLIHSEKHRDTLMKILSAAHVTKDITVNQFDGMMANLTAGACLSFSEHELPSQGKEHNKALHISIQCGKAHLSRVLIDTGSSLNVMPKATLDKIDLEGLVIRPSRLVVKAFDGSQSPVFGEVDLPVVIGPHTFGINFQVMEIEPAYTCLLGRPWIHAAGAVTSTLHQKVKFVDGNSIVTVSGEEDIFVSNLDSYRYIEAGEKALETSFQALEIATAVTLPIEKTRRALYQKRMKKAFDKKVLPRTYKEGDLVLKKILLPRLDARGKWTPNYEGPYVIKTVFSGGALILTTMDGDELPHPINSDAVKKYYA from the exons ATGCCCCGccatgatggcgcagtcaatgcaatagaggtAGTCACCGAGCAAGAGTTTGTTCAACAACggagctcccccatagatgcccttaagaggtatctacttgcAAAGGGGTTCGTCCTCGAACATAACGAAGCCTTTAAGACAACCTTGCAAAAACTCGTGAATCGAGGGGTAGTTCAGTTTAAAGAATATCCTGAGGAAGAGTATGTGGCCATGCTGGACAGGAATGAACCGTTAATGATACCAAGACAAGGGGCAAGGAAGACGTTGATCATCCCTTGCGCCAAAGCCACACTGCTGATACCCGCACAAGTACACACTAGGATTATCCCAGTCAGGGATCCATATCctgtggacaagatgaaagcagtTCCATGGGAATATGAGTCTAATGCTAGTACCGATGTGACAAACATCGTCGGGCCTGGGGGTATGACTCGTAGCGGTCGCATATTCAATACTGCTAAATCAAAAGAGAATTCAGCACAAGCAAATGATCAAGCCACTGTGGTCCCTACTGAAAGAAGCACACCCATAGACAAGGAGATCACTAACAAAGATGccgaagaattcttggcattaatcaagaaaagtgattataagGTAGTGGATCAGTTGCACCAAACTCCATCCAGGATATCACTCCTCTCGCTGTTAATTCATTCAGAAAAACATCGAGACACCCTGATGAAGATCTTGAGTGCTGCCCATGTAACCAAAGACATCACTGTAAATCAATTTGATGGAATGATGGCTAATCTTACTGCTGGGGCATGCTTAAGCTTCAGTGAACACGAGTTGCCCTCACAAGGGAAAGAGCATAACAAAGCCctgcatatctccatacaatgcGGGAAAGCTCATCTGTCTAGAGTGCtgatcgacacagggtcatcattaaatgtgatgccaaaggccACCTTAGACAAGATAGATTTGGAAGGACTGGTAATAAGACCAAGCCGTCTGGTGGTCAAAGCCTTTGATGGGTCGCAAAGCCCGGTGTTTGGAGAAGTGGACCTCCCTGTGGTAATAGGCCCTCACACTTTcggcatcaatttccaagtgatggagattgagcCTGCCTATACATGTTtattaggacgcccttggatccatgctgctggggcagttacctctaCCCTGCATCAAAAGGTGAAATTTGTGGATGGAAACTCTATAGTAACCGTCAGTGGGGAGGAGgacatatttgtcagcaatctagaCTCATACCGATACATTGAGGCTGGGGAAAAAGCATTAGAGACTTCGTTCCAAGCACTAGAGATTGCCACTGCTGTCACACTGCCAATTGAGAAAAcgcgaagggcg CTCTatcagaaaagaatgaaaaaagcgTTCGACAAAAAGGTCCtccctcgaacttacaaagaaggggaCCTCGTTCTCAAGAAAATCTTACTGCCCCGACTTGATGCCCGAGGAAAATGGACACcaaactacgaaggtccatatgtcaTAAAAACAGTGTTCTCGGGAGGAGCACTCATCCTCACCACCATGGATGGGGACGAGCTACCACATCCGATCAATTCAGATGCagtcaagaagtactatgcctag
- the LOC131625299 gene encoding high affinity sulfate transporter 2-like, with translation MSHVLSDETVAKEMEEIKSNHDNILPQHIHKVASPPKQSLFQDIKHNFNETFFSDDPFGKFKNQTGSRRFLLGLQSVFPIFEWGRYYNLQSFKGDLIAGLTIASLCIPQDIAYANLANLEPHYGLYTSFVAPLVYAFMGSSRDIAIGPVAVVSLLLGTLLTDEIPNFKSHEYLRLVFTATFFAGITQMALGLLRLGFLIDFLSHAAIVGFMGGAAITIALQQLKGLLGIKQFTKKTDIVSVLRSVFSAAHHGWNWETIVIGVSFLAFLLTTKYIAKKNKKLFWVAAISPMICVIVSTFCVYITRADKKGVAIVKHIRRGVNPSSVNEIYFSGKYLSAGIRIGVISGMVALTEAVAIGRTFAAMKDYSIDGNREMVALGSMNLIGSMTSCYVATGSFSRSAVNYMAGCKTAVSNIVMSIVLLLTLLVITPLFKYTPNAVLASIIIAAVMSLIDIQAVILLWKIDKFDFLACMGAFFGVIFQSVEIGLLIAVAISFAKILLQVTRPRTAVLGKLPGTTVYRNILQYPKASQIPGMLIVRVDSAIYFSNSNYIKDRILKWLTDEEIQRTSSEFPSIQFLVVEMSPVTDIDTSGIHAFEDLLKSLKKRDIQLLLANPGPIVIEKLDASKLSGLIGEDKIFLTVGDAVATFGPKGAEL, from the exons ATGAGCCATGTTCTTAGTGATGAAACTGTGGCAAAGGAAATGGAAGAAATAAAAAGCAATCATGATAATATTCTTCCACAACATATTCACAAAGTTGCTAGTCCTCCTAAGCAATCACTTTTCCAAGATATCAAACATAATTTCAATGAAACTTTCTTCTCAGATGACCCCTTTGGCAAGTTTAAGAACCAAACAGGTTCAAGAAGGTTTCTTCTTGGACTCCAATCTGTTTTCCCGATTTTCGAGTGGGGAAGATATTACAATCTTCAAAGTTTCAAGGGTGATCTGATTGCTGGACTCACCATTGCAAGTCTTTGCATTCCTCAGGATATCGCGTATGCAAATCTTGCAAATTTGGAACCACATTATGGACTAT ATACAAGTTTTGTTGCTCCACTTGTGTATGCTTTCATGGGAAGTTCAAGAGATATTGCAATAGGACCAGTAGCTGTTGTGTCTCTTTTGCTTGGCACTTTGCTGACAGATGAAATCcctaacttcaaaagtcatgaatATCTCCGTCTTGTATTTACCGCGACTTTCTTTGCAGGAATCACTCAAATGGCACTTGGACTATTAAG GCTCGGTTTCTTGATTGATTTCCTATCTCATGCTGCCATTGTTGGATTCATGGGTGGAGCTGCCATTACTATTGCACTCCAACAGCTTAAAGGCCTTCTTGGCATAAAACAATTCACTAAGAAAACCGATATTGTTTCTGTCCTGAGATCGGTTTTTAGTGCAGCACACCACGGC TGGAATTGGGAGACAATAGTAATTGGAGTATCATTCTTGGCTTTCCTTCTTACAACAAAGTATATT GCTAAGAAGAATAAGAAACTCTTTTGGGTGGCTGCAATTTCTCCAATGATATGTGTTATTGTCTCTACTTTTTGTGTTTACATTACAAGGGCAGACAAAAAAGGAGTAGCAATT GTGAAACATATAAGAAGGGGTGTGAATCCATCATCTGTTAATGAGATATATTTCAGTGGAAAATATTTAAGTGCTGGTATTAGGATCGGTGTGATATCCGGCATGGTAGCGCTCACG GAAGCTGTGGCTATTGGGAGAACATTTGCTGCTATGAAAGACTATTCAATAGATGGCAACAGAGAAATGGTGGCATTGGGATCAATGAACCTTATCGGTTCGATGACATCTTGTTATGTGGCTACAG GATCCTTTTCGCGTTCGGCTGTGAACTATATGGCTGGTTGTAAAACTGCTGTATCAAACATAGTTATGTCCATAGTGTTGTTGTTAACCTTGTTGGTGATTACACCGCTATTCAAGTACACTCCGAATGCAGTGCTTGCATCGATTATCATAGCTGCTGTAATGAGCCTTATCGATATTCAGGCAGTTATTCTTCTTTGGAAGATCGACAAATTCGACTTTCTAGCATGCATGGGAGCCTTCTTCGGTGTCATCTTCCAAAGTGTTGAGATTGGCCTTCTAATCGCG GTGGCGATATCTTTTGCCAAAATACTTTTACAAGTGACGAGGCCAAGGACCGCGGTACTTGGGAAGCTTCCGGGGACAACTGTTTATAGGAACATTCTGCAATATCCCAAAGCATCTCAGATTCCCGGCATGCTCATCGTCAGGGTTGATTCCGCGATCTATTTCTCAAACTCGAACTACATCAAGGACAGAATATTGAAGTGGCTGACTGATGAAGAGATTCAAAGAACATCCAGCGAATTTCCTAGTATACAGTTTCTCGTCGTTGAAATGTCGC CTGTTACTGATATTGATACTAGTGGCATTCATGCCTTTGAAGATTTACTCAAGAGCCTCAAGAAAAGAGATATTCAG CTTCTATTGGCGAACCCGGGACCAATTGTGATTGAGAAGCTTGATGCGTCGAAGTTATCGGGTTTAATCGGAgaagataaaatatttttgacaGTAGGTGATGCTGTTGCAACTTTTGGTCCAAAAGGTGCAGAGTTATGA